The Dethiosulfovibrio peptidovorans DSM 11002 nucleotide sequence ACTGAGAAGGCCCGCCGGTTTCGACACGACCCAAAGGGATTCGTCCCTATAGACCGTTACGAGATGACCTCCGGTCCTTTTAGCGCCAACGTCGGTAGGAGCGCTCTCCCACGGCACCAGGATCTCCTGTCCCTCGACGAGCCTCTGGTCGAAGGAAGCCCTGGCTCCGTCGATCCGTACCTGTTTCTTCCTGAATGCCTTCATCATGGCTCCCAAAGGCAGGGACGGCCATTTCTTTCGGATGACCTTGTCCAACCTACGACCGTCGTCGTGTCGGGAGACGACGAAACGATCCATCGGTCAGCTCCGCTCCCCGTCGGGGCGCCATTTCCAGAAACGACGCTGAGCCGAGTAGTTGAGGTCCGAGACGGAGTCCTCCGGCTCCACTCCGCCCTCAAGCTGAGAGACCGAGTCGCCCCAGCAGAACAGCTTGAAGTCGAGCTCGTCCGCCGCCGATACCACCAGGGCCTCCGGCGTGGCAGGCAACACGGGAGATCCGTATTCCCTGAGGCCGTGGTGACTCAACAGAATGTGACCCAAAGCGGTCCTGACGGTTCTGTCCAGCTTGTACCGTTCGGCGAGAGCCTCGAAACGACTGTAGCCGAGGGCTATGTGATCTATCACGGTACCCTCTACTGTCATGCCGGGACCTGGATTCAACACGTAGGCCTCCAGCTTTCCCAGATCGTGAAGCAATCCCCCTGCCACGACCAACGACCGGTCGGGACGGGCCTGCCCCTCTATGGCCTCCGCCATGGAAAGAGCCAGCTCCGTCACCGTAATGGAGTGCTCGAGAAGGCCGTGTACATAGGCGTGATGGTGGGAAACCGCCGCCGGCATCACCCTGAATTTCTTCCAAAGATCGCCGCCCTTGGAGAACAGCTCCTCCAGGAAGGAACGGACATCCCCTGAACACCTATCCACCAGCAGGTCGAAACGGCGCTCCAGCTCCTTCACGTCCACCGGAGAGGTCTGGACGAAGGACTCGGGCCTGTACTCTTCCTTTTCCTGATCGACCAGGAATACCTGGTTGAAGTTGTACTGGTTCTTGCCCCTGAACTCCGAGACCTGCCCCGTAACGCCGATCGAGCTGCCCTTGAGGTTTCCCACCAAGGTAGAGGAAGCCGGATCCTTTATCTCCGACTTCACTCCCTCTCTGAAGTCCCACCACTGGGCATTGCCCCAGATCTTGGCATCCATCGAACCAGTTTTGTCCATCAACGAAACGGTCCAGTAGCTTTTGCCGTTTTTGTCCTTCTTCTCGTGGATATCCAGCACCACACCTACGGAGGAAAACTTCTCTCCCACCGGAAGGTTCTTTACATCCTCTACGCTCTTTCTGGTCTCTGCCATAAAGACACTCCTTATCTTTACATATCGATTCTCGAGTATAGGACATGATCGGTCAAAAGGCTAACACCTCACCCATGTTTTTCTATGATACAATCGATGCACTTAAGTTTACAAAGGAAGGAAGGCATACCATGCTGAAGGTTAAGGACGGAAAGAAAAAGGATATCGGTCGCGGACTCGTCAGGATGGACCCGGTGGACATGGACAGGCTGGGCCTGTCGGACGGCGAGATCGTAGAGATCAAGGGCAGCCGGAGGACCCCGGTGAGACTGCTGGCGGCCGACCACGACGACTGCGGCCAGGGAGCTCTCTTCTTGGACGGGCTAACCAGAGGCAACGCCGGAGTCGCGCTGGATGACCGCATCTCCGTCCATAAGGTCGTGGTGGACTTCGCCTTCGAGATCGCCATAAGGCCTCTTACCACGATGCATCTCCTGGAGAAAGACCTCGATCCGTCGGGGCTGAAGGAAAAGCTGAGCGGACTCCCGGTTATCAACGGGGACAGGATAAGGCTGGTCCTCGGAGGAGGAAGGGACTGCGACTTTCAGGTAACCTCCACAAAACCGGGAGGGTCGGTGATGATAAGTCCCGCCAGCGAGCTGATCGTCGAAAAACCCTCCGCCGGAGCAAAAAGCGACAAGGCTACATATAAAGATGTAGGGGGGCTCTCCAACCAGCTACAGAGGATAAGGGAGATGATCGAGCTTCCCCTGAGGTTTCCCCAGGCATTTCTAAGGCTGGGAGTAGAGCCTCCCAAGGGGGTCCTGCTCTACGGCCCTCCCGGCACGGGCAAGACGGTGATAGCCAAAGCCGTTGCCAACGAGACCGACGCCTGGTTCACCCATATATCCGGACCGGAGATCATAGGCAAGTACTACGGCGAAAGCGAGCAGAGACTCAGAGAGGTCTTCGAGGAGGCCCAGGCCCACGCCCCGTCCATAATATTCATCGACGAGATAGACGCCATAGCTCCCAAAAGGGAGGAGATGGGCGGAGAGAAGCAGGTGGAAAGGCGTGTCGTGGCCCAGCTTCTGGCCCTTATGGACGGCCTTCAGGCAAGAGGACAGATCGTGGTGATCGCTGCTACCAACCTCCCCAACACCCTGGATCCCGCCCTGAGGCGACCGGGACGATTCGACCGAGAGATAGCCGTGCCCATACCGGACAGAAGGGGCAGAGAGGAGATCCTCCAGATACACACCAGAGGGATGCCCCTGGCCAGGGACGTAGACCTCATCAGGATAGCGGAGGTCACCCACGGGTTCGTAGGAGCCGACCTGGAGGCACTGGCCAAGGAGGCAGCCATGGCGGCCCTGAGGGGCATAATGCCCTCCATAGATTTCGAGGATTTTCAGGTACCCTACGATCATCTGAGGACCATGGAGATAGACATGAAAAACTTCACCGCAGCCCTCAGAGAGGTGGAGCCCTCGGCGATAAGAGAGGTCTTCGTGGAACGGCCTAACGTCACATGGCAGGACGTCGGAGGGCTGGACGAGGTAACCGAGGAGCTTCGAGAAGCGGTTCAGTGGCCCATGGAACACGGAGATGTGTTCCGTCGCTTCCGCATATCTCCCCCGCGGGGGATAATGCTCCACGGGAAATCCGGAACGGGAAAAACCCTGCTGGTGAAGGCTTTGGCCAGAGAGAGCGGAGCCAATTACATCTCCGTCAAGGGTCCGTCCCTCATGTCCCGATTCGTCGGAGAGAGCGAGAGGGCGATCCGGGAGGTCTTCCGCAAGGCCAAACAGGCGGCTCCTTCGCTGTTATGCTTCGACGAAATAGAGTCCCTGGTCCCTGTAAGGGGCAGGGATTCGGGGGCCGCCTCTCAGTTCACCGAGAGGGTCATAAGCCAGTTCCTCTCCGAGATGAGCGGACTGGACGAGATGGACGGGGTGGTGGTACTCGGCACCACCGACAGAATAGACCTGATCGACCCCGCCCTTTTCAGCGCAGGGCGGTTCGACATGGTCCTGGAGCTTCCTATGCCCGACCACGACGGCAGGAAGGAGATTTTCCAGATACACCTTCAGGAAAAGCCTATGGCGGATGACGTAGACATAGACGCCCTCGCAAAGGCGACAGAGGGAGCCAGCGGAGGGGACATAGCCATGATATGCCGTACCGCCACCACCGCAGCGGTACGGGAGTACATAAGGGCGGGAGAGACGGGAGAACCTCTGGTGGAATCGAGACATTTCGCGGCCGTCCTGGAAAAGAGGGGTCGGAAAACGTCGTCCGCGACAGAGAAATGAGGGACATCTAAAAACTTACGTCCGAGGAATTGCGTTTTTAGAGATGCCCATAAAGTAGAGGGCCCGGAATTCGTCTGACGAACTCCGGGCCCTTTACTTTATAAGACTGACTGCATCACATGCTCTGAGAGAGGACCGCTCCCAATCGGCGGATGCCTTCTTTAAGCCTGTCCTCCGGCACGTTGGAGAAGTTGAGACGCATGTAGTTCTCGTGCCCCGGCTCGGCGAAAAAGGCTCCGCCCGGGACGAAGGCCACTTTATGTTCCTCCACAGCGACCTTGAAGACATCCCTGGCGTTGACTCCCTCGGGGAGCTCTACCCAGGCGAAAAGCCCTCCGGCAGGGGGAACTACTACGGCTTCCTTCGGAAAGAACTCCCGAACCGAATCTATCAGAACCGACATCCTCTTTTTGTAGACCTTGCATATCCTCTCTACGTGAGCGTCCAGGTCGAACATCTCGTTGTAGGCCACTATCTGAGCCTGGTGCAGCGTAGAGGAACAGAGTATGGCGTTTTGTTTCATATCGCCGAACTTAGAGAGTATCTCAGGAGCAGCTATCATCCAGGCCACCCTCATACCGGGAGAGAATATCTTGGAGAAAGATCCCAGGGAGATCACCACGCCGTCCCGGTCGAAGCTCTTTATCGAGGGCGGACAGGGACCCTCGAAACGAAGCTCTCCGTAAGGGTTGTCCTCTATAGCGGCTACTCCGTATCGACCGACCACCTCGGCGAAGGCCTTCCTTCGCTCCACCGACCAGTCTATCCCGGTGGGATTCTGAAAATCGGGATTCACGTAGACCAGTCGGACGTCGTCGATCTCCTTCAGCTTACGCTCCAGGTCCTCTATTATCATGCCGTCCGAGTCGGTCTCGACCTCTACGAACTCGGCTCCGTAGGTCCTGAAGGCTCCAAGAGCCCCGAGATAGGTGGGACTCTCGCACAGGACAACCGACCCCTCCTCCAGAAAGACCTTTCCCGCCATATCCAGAGCCTGCTGAGATCCGTTGGTTATGAGCACCTCCTCGGCCTTCGCCGGAGTGCCGTATTTATCGGTCATCCTCCTGGCGACCATCTCCCTCAACCTGGGGTCTCCCTGGGCCGACGAATACTGAAGTGCTTTGTCTCCCTCTCGATCCAACACGAGGGCAGTAGCGGTCTTTACCTCTTCCACGGGGAAAAGCTCCGGGGCGGGCAGCCCTCCGGCCAGGGACAGGATCTCCGGATCGGAGAGAGCCTTTAGGATGTCCCCCACATCGGAGGAATCGCACCATTCCAGTCTTTTAGCGAATTTCATGTATAATCGTCCCCTTTCTCTTTAAGGCATATCTAAAAAGTCACGTCCGAGTTTCCTCGGAGAGGTCGTTTCGCCTCCGCCCTGTCTCGCCCAAACGTATTCCCGACCTGCCTGTTTCGTACAGACCGCCTCAGAAGGCACGTCCTGTGCCCCCTCGGCTTGGGGCGACGTCCTGTCGCCCCATCCGTACTACACGACGGCAGGTCGGAAATACGGGTTCGAATGGGCTTCGCCGAAACGACCTCTCCGAGGAGTAGCGTTTTTAGAGATGCTCTTTAGAAATACTCTTTGAAAATATAAAAAGGCCGAAGCTCTCGGAGCTCCGGTCTCCCATGGACTTGACGACAAAGTAGAGCTTTCGAAAATTGCAAGAATTATACACACCTATCTCTGCGATGTCAAAGCCAAACAAAAGGCGACAATACCTCCGACGAAAGAGAGACTCCGCCGGAGGATCGTCCTTATCAGCTCAGCCTCGAGAGGAGATCCCGTCCCCTCTCTATCTGTCTGGAGACCTGTCTGAATCCGGTGCCTCCCAGGGTGTCACGTCTGGCGACGGCGGCCTCCAGGTCCACCAGGGATAGTAGGTTTTCGTCGACGTCGCCAAGAAAATCCTCGAAGTCCTCCAGGGTCAGGTCGAACAGACTTCTCTCCTCCCTGACGCACCATCCCACCAGGCTTCCGACCCTGTGATGGGCCTCTCTGAAGGGAACCCCTCTGGTCACCAGGTACTCTGCGACGTCGGTAGCCAGGGCCAATCCGTCGGCGAAGGACTCTGCTGCCCTGTCTGCATCGACCTCTATGGCCCTAACCAGGGATGGAAGCACCCCCAAAACGTGAGAGAGGACGTCGAAAGA carries:
- a CDS encoding 3'-5' exoribonuclease YhaM family protein; this encodes MAETRKSVEDVKNLPVGEKFSSVGVVLDIHEKKDKNGKSYWTVSLMDKTGSMDAKIWGNAQWWDFREGVKSEIKDPASSTLVGNLKGSSIGVTGQVSEFRGKNQYNFNQVFLVDQEKEEYRPESFVQTSPVDVKELERRFDLLVDRCSGDVRSFLEELFSKGGDLWKKFRVMPAAVSHHHAYVHGLLEHSITVTELALSMAEAIEGQARPDRSLVVAGGLLHDLGKLEAYVLNPGPGMTVEGTVIDHIALGYSRFEALAERYKLDRTVRTALGHILLSHHGLREYGSPVLPATPEALVVSAADELDFKLFCWGDSVSQLEGGVEPEDSVSDLNYSAQRRFWKWRPDGERS
- a CDS encoding CDC48 family AAA ATPase, with product MLKVKDGKKKDIGRGLVRMDPVDMDRLGLSDGEIVEIKGSRRTPVRLLAADHDDCGQGALFLDGLTRGNAGVALDDRISVHKVVVDFAFEIAIRPLTTMHLLEKDLDPSGLKEKLSGLPVINGDRIRLVLGGGRDCDFQVTSTKPGGSVMISPASELIVEKPSAGAKSDKATYKDVGGLSNQLQRIREMIELPLRFPQAFLRLGVEPPKGVLLYGPPGTGKTVIAKAVANETDAWFTHISGPEIIGKYYGESEQRLREVFEEAQAHAPSIIFIDEIDAIAPKREEMGGEKQVERRVVAQLLALMDGLQARGQIVVIAATNLPNTLDPALRRPGRFDREIAVPIPDRRGREEILQIHTRGMPLARDVDLIRIAEVTHGFVGADLEALAKEAAMAALRGIMPSIDFEDFQVPYDHLRTMEIDMKNFTAALREVEPSAIREVFVERPNVTWQDVGGLDEVTEELREAVQWPMEHGDVFRRFRISPPRGIMLHGKSGTGKTLLVKALARESGANYISVKGPSLMSRFVGESERAIREVFRKAKQAAPSLLCFDEIESLVPVRGRDSGAASQFTERVISQFLSEMSGLDEMDGVVVLGTTDRIDLIDPALFSAGRFDMVLELPMPDHDGRKEIFQIHLQEKPMADDVDIDALAKATEGASGGDIAMICRTATTAAVREYIRAGETGEPLVESRHFAAVLEKRGRKTSSATEK
- a CDS encoding PLP-dependent aminotransferase family protein, whose translation is MKFAKRLEWCDSSDVGDILKALSDPEILSLAGGLPAPELFPVEEVKTATALVLDREGDKALQYSSAQGDPRLREMVARRMTDKYGTPAKAEEVLITNGSQQALDMAGKVFLEEGSVVLCESPTYLGALGAFRTYGAEFVEVETDSDGMIIEDLERKLKEIDDVRLVYVNPDFQNPTGIDWSVERRKAFAEVVGRYGVAAIEDNPYGELRFEGPCPPSIKSFDRDGVVISLGSFSKIFSPGMRVAWMIAAPEILSKFGDMKQNAILCSSTLHQAQIVAYNEMFDLDAHVERICKVYKKRMSVLIDSVREFFPKEAVVVPPAGGLFAWVELPEGVNARDVFKVAVEEHKVAFVPGGAFFAEPGHENYMRLNFSNVPEDRLKEGIRRLGAVLSQSM